One segment of Streptosporangium brasiliense DNA contains the following:
- a CDS encoding HAD-IIA family hydrolase gives MTTETLITPYDTLLLDLDGVVYLGRDAVPGAPESLREAAERGVRLAYVTNNASRTPGAIAEHLSALGAPAAPEDVVTSAQAAARLVAERFGPGAAVLVVGGMGLRSALRAHGLRPVSTALDGPAAVVQGIAPGLTYGLLSEGALAVRQGALFVAANADSTMPTDRGELPGNGAMVRVIATATGVEPIVAGKPEPPLHRESMLRTGSERPLVVGDRLDTDIEGATNAGVDSLLVLTGVATPLDLLTAGPRHRPTYVAADLSALHRPYPRVERNGSGWACEGWTARWEADRLRLDGRGDPLDGLRAAAAATWEAAGEGQADEDAVKAVLDSSLSGHTPAG, from the coding sequence GTGACTACAGAGACGCTGATAACCCCGTATGACACCCTTCTTCTCGACCTTGACGGCGTGGTGTACCTCGGGCGCGACGCCGTGCCCGGGGCTCCAGAGTCGTTGCGCGAGGCGGCGGAGCGCGGTGTGCGGCTCGCCTACGTCACCAACAACGCCTCGCGCACCCCGGGGGCGATCGCCGAGCACCTGAGCGCGCTCGGCGCCCCGGCGGCCCCCGAGGACGTGGTCACCTCGGCCCAGGCCGCCGCGCGGCTGGTGGCCGAGCGGTTCGGGCCGGGCGCGGCGGTGCTGGTGGTCGGCGGGATGGGGCTGCGCAGCGCCCTGCGCGCGCATGGCCTGCGCCCGGTCAGCACCGCCCTGGACGGTCCGGCCGCGGTGGTGCAGGGCATCGCGCCCGGCCTCACCTACGGCCTGCTGTCGGAGGGCGCGCTGGCCGTACGGCAGGGCGCGCTGTTCGTGGCCGCCAACGCCGACTCGACCATGCCGACCGATCGGGGCGAACTGCCGGGGAACGGCGCCATGGTCCGGGTGATCGCCACGGCGACCGGGGTGGAGCCGATCGTCGCGGGCAAGCCCGAGCCGCCGCTGCACCGCGAGTCGATGCTGCGGACCGGCTCGGAGCGACCGCTGGTGGTCGGCGACCGCCTCGACACCGACATCGAGGGGGCGACCAACGCGGGAGTGGACAGCCTGCTGGTGCTGACCGGGGTGGCGACCCCTCTCGACCTGCTGACCGCCGGTCCCCGGCATCGGCCCACCTACGTCGCCGCCGACCTGTCGGCCCTGCACAGGCCCTACCCGCGGGTGGAGCGCAACGGGAGCGGCTGGGCCTGCGAGGGGTGGACCGCCCGGTGGGAGGCGGACCGGCTCCGCCTCGACGGGCGGGGGGACCCTCTCGACGGGCTCCGGGCGGCCGCCGCCGCCACGTGGGAGGCCGCCGGAGAGGGACAGGCGGACGAGGACGCGGTGAAGGCCGTGCTCGACTCCTCGCTGTCCGGTCACACGCCCGCCGGATAG
- a CDS encoding NAD kinase translates to MTTKRTVLVTAHTGREAAVEAARTVIGRLVDAGLTVRILNAEAEAIACAGADVVPASAAAVQDAEMMIVLGGDGSLLRATELARPAGVPLLGVNLGHVGFLAEAEVEDLAVTVDCVVQGRYDVEERMTVEVTARLNGQLLADTWALNEATVEKNDRMLEAVAEIDGRPLSRWGCDGIICATPTGSTAYAFSAGGPVVWPEVEALLLVPISAHALFARPLVISPRSTVALEVQPETAGAVLWCDGRRRFDLPAGARVEVRRGTVPVRLARLHGVEDTGAPFTDRLVAKFDLPVQGWRGRVRS, encoded by the coding sequence ATGACTACCAAGCGCACCGTGCTGGTCACCGCCCACACCGGACGGGAGGCGGCCGTCGAGGCCGCCCGGACGGTGATCGGCCGGCTGGTGGACGCCGGGCTGACCGTGCGCATCCTCAACGCCGAGGCCGAGGCCATCGCCTGCGCGGGGGCCGACGTGGTGCCCGCCAGCGCCGCGGCGGTCCAGGACGCCGAGATGATGATCGTCCTCGGTGGCGACGGCAGCCTGCTGCGGGCCACCGAGCTCGCCCGTCCGGCGGGCGTGCCGCTGCTGGGCGTCAACCTCGGGCACGTCGGGTTCCTGGCCGAGGCCGAGGTCGAAGACCTGGCGGTCACGGTGGACTGCGTGGTCCAGGGCCGCTACGACGTGGAGGAGCGGATGACCGTCGAGGTCACCGCCCGCCTCAACGGGCAGCTGCTGGCCGACACCTGGGCGCTCAACGAGGCCACCGTGGAGAAGAACGACCGGATGCTGGAGGCGGTCGCCGAGATCGACGGGCGCCCGCTGTCGCGCTGGGGCTGTGACGGGATCATCTGCGCCACGCCGACCGGCTCCACCGCCTACGCCTTCTCGGCCGGCGGGCCGGTGGTCTGGCCGGAGGTGGAGGCGCTGCTGCTGGTGCCGATCAGCGCCCACGCGCTGTTCGCCCGGCCGCTGGTGATCTCCCCTCGCTCCACGGTGGCGCTGGAGGTGCAGCCGGAGACGGCCGGGGCGGTGCTGTGGTGCGACGGCCGCCGCCGGTTCGACCTGCCCGCCGGCGCACGGGTCGAGGTCCGCCGGGGCACGGTCCCGGTACGGCTGGCGCGGCTGCACGGCGTGGAGGACACCGGAGCGCCCTTCACCGACCGGCTGGTCGCCAAATTCGACCTCCCGGTGCAGGGGTGGCGTGGCAGGGTGCGGTCGTAG
- a CDS encoding tetratricopeptide repeat protein: MVQGRSGPSDSPSPETGAPAGDVYDWFQRGMKLLAEGSPAAAVALLERAADAEPESRSIREALARAQFNSRQYSDAVDSFRWIVDANPAEDYAYFGLGLALWRTGDMEGAQEPLAIAAAMRPDQRHYVSALKSVRATLRARRT, encoded by the coding sequence ATGGTCCAAGGACGTAGCGGTCCGTCTGATTCCCCCAGCCCCGAGACGGGCGCTCCGGCCGGGGACGTCTATGACTGGTTCCAGCGAGGGATGAAACTTCTGGCGGAGGGAAGTCCGGCGGCGGCTGTCGCGCTGCTGGAGCGCGCCGCCGACGCCGAGCCGGAATCACGGAGTATCCGCGAGGCGCTCGCCCGCGCCCAGTTCAACTCCCGGCAGTACTCCGACGCGGTTGACAGTTTCCGCTGGATCGTCGATGCCAATCCGGCCGAGGACTACGCCTATTTCGGGCTCGGCCTCGCCCTGTGGCGCACCGGAGACATGGAAGGGGCCCAGGAGCCGCTGGCCATCGCCGCGGCCATGCGTCCCGACCAGCGGCACTACGTGTCGGCGTTGAAAAGCGTCCGGGCCACGTTACGCGCCCGCCGGACGTGA
- the steA gene encoding putative cytokinetic ring protein SteA, which translates to MKVPIDELQSRLTGYLRRRKVTGLPGVTAVARIDRRTKGLTKRLRPGEIAIIDHVDVDRVSAEALVACGAASVVNVAAGISGRYPNLGPQIIVDAGVPFVDNASPELFERIKDGDLVRVHEGAVYLEDEVVGKGDVQTAESVEAAMVEARAGLTVQIEAFAENTMEYVRRERDLLIDGVGVPDVRTVMEGRHVLIVVRGYHYKEDIAALRPYIREYRPIMIGVDGGADALMEAGYLPDIIVGDFDSVSTKALTSGAELVVHAYRDGRAPGLERVQQLGRDAVIFPAIGTSEDIAMLLADDKGADLIVAVGTHATLVEFLDKGRSGMASTFLTRLRVGSKLIDAKGVSRLYRSRISTPSLLLLVATTLITMGVAIIVSPVGKIWLDSVRDVWNGFIFWLVGLFS; encoded by the coding sequence ATGAAGGTGCCGATTGACGAGCTTCAGAGCAGGCTCACCGGTTACCTCCGCCGCAGGAAGGTCACCGGCCTTCCCGGGGTGACGGCAGTGGCGAGAATCGATCGGCGGACCAAGGGGCTGACCAAACGCCTCCGGCCCGGGGAAATCGCGATTATCGATCACGTTGACGTCGACCGTGTGAGCGCGGAGGCGCTTGTCGCGTGCGGCGCGGCGAGCGTGGTCAACGTTGCCGCGGGCATCAGCGGCCGCTACCCCAACCTGGGTCCGCAGATCATCGTCGACGCCGGGGTGCCGTTCGTCGACAACGCCAGCCCCGAGCTGTTCGAGCGGATCAAGGACGGCGATCTGGTCCGGGTCCACGAGGGGGCGGTCTACCTCGAGGACGAGGTGGTGGGCAAGGGCGACGTGCAGACGGCCGAGTCGGTCGAGGCCGCGATGGTCGAGGCGCGGGCCGGGCTGACGGTCCAGATCGAGGCGTTCGCCGAGAACACCATGGAATACGTCCGGCGCGAGCGCGACCTCCTCATCGACGGTGTCGGCGTGCCCGACGTCCGGACCGTCATGGAGGGGCGGCACGTCCTCATCGTGGTGCGCGGTTACCACTACAAGGAGGACATCGCGGCGCTGCGCCCCTACATCCGCGAATACCGCCCGATCATGATCGGGGTGGACGGCGGCGCCGACGCGCTCATGGAGGCCGGCTACCTGCCCGACATCATCGTGGGCGACTTCGACTCGGTCTCCACCAAGGCGCTCACCTCCGGCGCCGAGCTGGTCGTGCACGCCTACCGGGACGGCCGGGCGCCGGGCCTGGAGCGGGTCCAGCAGCTCGGCCGCGACGCCGTGATCTTCCCGGCGATCGGCACCAGCGAGGACATTGCGATGCTGCTGGCCGACGACAAGGGAGCCGACCTGATCGTCGCCGTCGGCACGCACGCGACCCTGGTGGAGTTCCTCGACAAGGGGCGCTCGGGCATGGCCAGCACCTTCCTCACCCGGCTCCGGGTGGGCAGCAAGCTCATCGACGCGAAGGGCGTCAGCCGGCTCTACCGCAGCCGGATCTCCACCCCGTCCCTGCTCCTGCTCGTCGCCACCACGCTGATCACCATGGGGGTGGCGATCATCGTCTCCCCGGTCGGCAAGATCTGGCTGGACAGCGTCCGCGACGTCTGGAACGGCTTCATCTTCTGGCTGGTCGGACTCTTCTCGTGA
- a CDS encoding SCP2 sterol-binding domain-containing protein codes for MATVDECRVALRKLAEQFDEVDQESRSRHVVERSISCHIRDLGVTFHGRIHHGGLGPFDDSPPADGRPAEVKLTIGSDDLVSLVNGELDMGRAVFSGRVKIDASFGDLLRLRKLL; via the coding sequence ATGGCGACCGTCGACGAGTGCCGGGTGGCACTACGCAAACTCGCCGAGCAGTTCGACGAGGTTGACCAGGAGAGCCGTAGCAGGCACGTGGTCGAGCGCAGCATCAGCTGCCACATCCGCGATCTCGGCGTCACCTTCCACGGCCGCATCCACCACGGCGGCCTGGGTCCCTTCGACGACTCGCCCCCCGCCGACGGCAGGCCCGCCGAGGTGAAACTCACCATCGGCAGCGACGACCTGGTGTCCCTGGTGAACGGCGAGCTCGACATGGGGCGGGCGGTGTTCAGCGGCCGGGTCAAGATCGACGCGAGTTTCGGCGACCTTCTCCGTCTCCGCAAGCTCCTCTGA
- a CDS encoding TlyA family RNA methyltransferase translates to MSRRTRLDSELVRRKLARSREQAAQLIEAGRVSVGGRVAAKPATQVDTASAIVVTEAAEGPDYVSRGAHKLLGALEAFGPRGLTVEGRRCLDAGASTGGFTDVLLRAGAGHVLAVDVGYGQLAWSLRTDERVTVMERVNVRDLTPDMVGEAPTLVVGDLSFISLRLVLPALARCAADRADFAMLVKPQFEVGKERVGAGGVVRDPALRAQAVQDVAEAAQALGLTVRGVTASPLPGPSGNVEYVIWLGKGEGAPPVEDLGAEIERAVEQGPQ, encoded by the coding sequence GTGAGCCGGCGGACGCGTCTCGACAGCGAGCTCGTGCGCCGCAAGCTGGCCCGGTCCCGGGAGCAGGCGGCCCAGCTCATCGAGGCGGGCAGGGTCAGTGTCGGCGGCCGGGTGGCGGCCAAGCCCGCGACCCAGGTCGACACCGCCTCCGCGATCGTGGTCACCGAGGCCGCGGAGGGCCCTGACTACGTCTCGCGGGGGGCGCACAAACTCCTCGGCGCCCTGGAGGCGTTCGGCCCGCGGGGGCTGACCGTCGAGGGGCGCCGCTGCCTGGACGCCGGGGCCTCGACGGGCGGCTTCACCGACGTGCTGTTGCGCGCCGGCGCGGGGCACGTGCTCGCCGTCGACGTCGGGTACGGCCAGCTCGCCTGGTCGCTGCGGACCGACGAGCGGGTCACGGTCATGGAGCGGGTCAACGTCAGGGACCTGACGCCGGACATGGTCGGAGAGGCTCCCACCCTGGTCGTCGGCGACCTTTCCTTCATCTCGCTGCGCCTGGTGCTGCCCGCCCTGGCGCGGTGCGCCGCCGACCGGGCCGACTTCGCGATGCTGGTCAAGCCGCAGTTCGAGGTCGGCAAGGAGCGGGTCGGCGCCGGCGGGGTGGTGCGCGACCCCGCACTGCGGGCGCAGGCCGTGCAGGATGTGGCCGAGGCCGCGCAGGCACTCGGCCTGACCGTGCGGGGCGTCACCGCCAGCCCGCTGCCGGGTCCGTCGGGCAACGTGGAGTACGTCATCTGGCTGGGCAAGGGAGAGGGCGCGCCGCCGGTCGAGGACCTCGGCGCCGAGATCGAACGCGCGGTGGAGCAAGGCCCCCAGTAG
- the recN gene encoding DNA repair protein RecN yields the protein MRPRVEEVRIQGLGVIDEAVLVLSPGFTVLTGETGAGKTMVVTGLGLLFGGRADPARVRPGSDKATVEGTLMVDPAGRVAQQVQDVGGEIEDGELIISRTVSAEGRSRAWLGGRTVPVGTLTYLAEDLVAVHGQMDQQRLLQPGRQRAALDRYAGEDLVKPLRAYEHAYKRHKQVADQLAELTARARERAQEADLLRFGLDEVEQADPRAGEDAELREEVERLSHADSLRSAAETAHRALLGDPMSGEQVMQDAVTLVGQARTAVEAVREFDPTLAGIADRLAEAGYLISDVATELAAYAESVEADPVRLSVVQERQAVLAHLVRKYGEDTGAVLAWAAQAAQRVTELEGDDERISDLTREHEELTGRLTELAAELTRIRAAAAERFGQAVTEELTALAMPHARVVVGMTAADDFGPHGVDEVELRMSPHPASPPLPLNKGASGGELSRVMLAIEVVFAGADPVPTFVFDEVDAGVGGKAAVEIGRRLARLARTAQVIVVTHLPQVAAFADQHLVVEKAGDGSVVRSGVVALDKDGRARELSRMLAGLEDSELGRAHAEELLAIAAADKA from the coding sequence GTGCGACCCAGGGTCGAGGAGGTCCGCATCCAAGGGCTCGGCGTGATCGACGAGGCCGTCCTGGTGCTGTCGCCGGGGTTCACCGTGCTCACGGGCGAGACCGGTGCGGGAAAGACCATGGTGGTGACCGGTCTGGGGCTGCTGTTCGGCGGCAGGGCCGATCCCGCCCGCGTCCGTCCGGGCTCGGACAAGGCCACCGTCGAGGGCACGCTCATGGTGGACCCGGCGGGCCGGGTGGCCCAGCAGGTGCAGGATGTGGGCGGCGAGATCGAAGACGGAGAGCTGATCATCTCGCGCACCGTCTCCGCCGAGGGCCGCAGCCGCGCCTGGCTGGGCGGCCGCACCGTCCCGGTGGGCACGCTCACCTACCTGGCCGAGGACCTGGTGGCCGTGCACGGCCAGATGGACCAGCAGCGGCTGCTCCAGCCGGGCCGCCAGCGGGCCGCCCTCGACCGCTACGCGGGTGAGGACCTGGTCAAGCCGCTGCGCGCCTACGAGCACGCCTACAAGCGGCACAAGCAGGTCGCCGACCAGCTGGCGGAGCTGACCGCCAGGGCCCGGGAGCGCGCGCAGGAGGCCGACCTGCTCAGGTTCGGGCTCGACGAGGTCGAGCAGGCCGACCCCAGAGCGGGCGAGGACGCCGAGCTCCGCGAGGAGGTGGAGCGGCTCTCCCACGCCGACTCCCTCCGGAGCGCGGCCGAGACGGCGCACCGGGCGCTGTTGGGGGACCCGATGTCCGGCGAGCAGGTCATGCAGGACGCCGTCACGCTGGTCGGTCAGGCCCGCACGGCCGTCGAGGCGGTGCGGGAGTTCGACCCGACGCTGGCCGGGATCGCCGACCGGCTCGCCGAGGCGGGATATCTCATCTCCGACGTCGCCACCGAACTGGCCGCCTACGCCGAGTCGGTCGAGGCCGACCCGGTCCGGCTCTCGGTCGTGCAGGAGCGCCAGGCCGTGCTCGCCCATCTCGTCCGCAAATACGGCGAGGACACCGGGGCGGTGCTCGCCTGGGCCGCCCAGGCGGCGCAGCGCGTCACCGAGCTCGAAGGCGACGACGAGCGGATCAGCGACCTCACCCGGGAGCACGAGGAGCTCACCGGGCGCCTCACCGAGCTGGCCGCCGAGCTGACCCGGATCCGGGCCGCCGCCGCCGAGCGGTTCGGGCAGGCCGTCACCGAGGAGCTCACCGCGCTGGCCATGCCGCACGCCCGGGTGGTGGTCGGCATGACGGCCGCCGACGACTTCGGCCCGCACGGCGTCGACGAGGTCGAGCTGCGCATGTCCCCGCATCCGGCCTCGCCGCCCCTGCCGCTGAACAAGGGCGCCTCCGGCGGTGAGCTCAGCCGGGTGATGCTCGCCATCGAGGTCGTGTTCGCCGGTGCCGACCCGGTGCCGACCTTCGTGTTCGACGAGGTCGACGCGGGCGTGGGCGGCAAGGCCGCGGTGGAGATCGGCCGCCGTCTGGCCCGTCTGGCCCGCACCGCCCAGGTGATAGTCGTCACTCATCTGCCCCAGGTGGCGGCCTTCGCCGACCAGCACCTGGTCGTGGAGAAGGCAGGCGACGGCAGCGTGGTCCGCAGCGGCGTGGTGGCGCTCGACAAGGACGGGCGGGCGCGGGAGCTGTCCCGCATGCTGGCGGGGCTGGAGGACTCCGAGCTGGGCCGCGCGCACGCGGAGGAGCTCCTCGCGATCGCCGCGGCGGACAAGGCCTGA